A window from Pokkaliibacter sp. MBI-7 encodes these proteins:
- a CDS encoding pilus assembly protein PilP → MIRLMLGTMMVASVLLVQGCTPQVPLDDLKAFVDKAGKTQPKPLPPLPPLPEYKPAQYDVTTLREPFTNPDIKVVQKADIEESDIHPDTNRPKEALEAYDLDSLSFVGLMNKGGKEFALVRDPQGALHLVAEGNYMGKNFGRVVAIRVEQGKAMNDQLGTKPPLQGQLELEEIISTSDNRWRSRPRVISMQFENN, encoded by the coding sequence ATGATCAGACTGATGCTCGGTACGATGATGGTTGCCAGTGTACTGTTGGTGCAGGGCTGTACGCCGCAAGTGCCACTGGATGATCTGAAAGCCTTTGTCGACAAGGCTGGAAAAACGCAGCCCAAGCCGTTGCCGCCGTTGCCGCCGTTGCCTGAGTACAAACCTGCCCAGTACGACGTCACGACTCTGCGCGAGCCTTTCACTAACCCGGATATCAAGGTGGTGCAAAAGGCAGATATTGAAGAGTCTGATATTCATCCTGATACCAACCGGCCCAAAGAGGCGCTTGAAGCCTATGATCTCGACTCATTGAGCTTCGTTGGATTAATGAACAAAGGTGGCAAGGAGTTCGCTCTCGTTCGTGATCCTCAGGGAGCATTGCATCTGGTGGCTGAGGGCAACTACATGGGCAAGAACTTTGGCCGCGTAGTGGCTATCCGGGTTGAGCAGGGCAAGGCCATGAATGATCAGTTAGGTACCAAGCCTCCCCTGCAGGGGCAGCTTGAGTTGGAAGAAATTATCTCGACCAGTGATAA